A part of Hippopotamus amphibius kiboko isolate mHipAmp2 chromosome 16, mHipAmp2.hap2, whole genome shotgun sequence genomic DNA contains:
- the FUZ gene encoding protein fuzzy homolog isoform X1, with amino-acid sequence MGEEGTDGIVHLLCLAASSGVPLFCRSSRGGAPARQQLPFSVIGSLNGVHMFGQNLEVQLSSARTEDTTVVWKSFHDRSPRVAWGQGQGVEQDPASSSSPVPAVYLAVGSLTSQLPSVIPEFLCMQSRLCSGMDVAGIQDQGQTLLSSLPCFLGLDSFFLLTFLCHSITLIVLSSEEGTSELRLERLLQMVFGAMILLVGLEELTNIRNVERLKKELRASYRLIDSFLGDSKLIGDLTQCVDCVVPPEGSLLQEALCGFAEAAGTAFVSLVVSGRVVAATESWWRLGMPEAVLLPWLVGSLPLQAARDYPVYLPHGSPTVPHRLLTLTLLPGLELCLLCGPRPPLSQLDAQLLERWWQPLLDPLRACLPLGPRALPAGFPLHPDILGLLLLHLELKRCLFTVELSGDKEPSPEQRRRLLRSFYALVTATHFPPELGQPEEKAEEAVHRAQVPRACYLVSGAEKPGTGWRLVALQLGPRRLLLLLSAQSPTHGLRGLATHTLHALTPLL; translated from the exons ATGGGGGAGGAGGGCACCGATGGCATCGTACATCTGCTGTGCCTCGCGGCATCCAGCGGGGTCCCTCTGTTTTGCAGGAGCAGCCGCGGCGGCGCCCCAGCCCGCCAACAG CTCCCATTCTCTGTCATCGGCTCCCTCAATGGAGTCCACATGTTTGGGCAGAATCTGGAGGTGCAGCTGAGCTCTGCGAGGACGGAGGACACAACCGTGGTGTGGAAGAGCTTCCATGACAGGTCTCCAAGGGTAGcttgggggcagggccagggtgtTGAACAAGACCCTGCGTCGTCCAGCTCTCCAGTGCCAGCTGTTTACCTGGCTGTGGGATCTTTGACAAGTCAGTTACCCTCTGTGATCCCTGAGTTTCTCTGTATGCAAAGCAGGTTGTGCTCGGGCATGGATGTAGCTGGCATCCAGGATCAAGGGCAGACCCTACTTTCCTCCCtgccttgtttccttggcctggactcatttttccttctcacctTCCTTTGTCACAGCATTACCCTTATTGTTCTGTCATCTGAGGAGGGCACCTCGGAGCTGAGGCTGGAGAGACTACTCCAGATGGTGTTTGGGGCCATG ATACTTCTTGTGGGACTTGAAGAGCTGACCAATATCCGCAACGTGGAGAGGCTGAAGAAGGAGCTGAGG GCCAGTTACCGCCTCATCGACAGCTTCCTGGGGGACTCAAAGCTCATCGGGGACCTGACCCAGTGTGTGGACTGTGTGGTTCCTCCAGAGGGGTCCCTCCTGCAG GAAGCCCTCTGTGGGTTCGCTGAGGCGGCGGGCACGGCCTTCGTCAGCCTGGTCGTGTCGGGCCGGGTGGTGGCAGCGACAGAGAGCTGGTGGCGGCTGGGGATGCCGGAGGCCGTGCTGCTCCCCTGGCTGGTGGGGTCGCTGCCGCTGCAGGCCGCTCGCGACTACCCGGTGTACCTGCCGCACGGAAGTCCCACG GTTCCGCACCGGCTTCTGACCCTGACGCTCCTGCCGGGCTTGGAGCTGTGTCTGCTCTGCGGGCCGCGCCCTCCCCTCAGCCAGCTGGATGCACAG CTTCTGGAGCGCTGGTGGCAGCCACTGCTGGACCCGCTGCGGGCCTGCCTGCCGCTGGGACCCCGAGCGCTGCCCGCGGGCTTCCCCCTGCACCCGGACATCCTCGG GCTGCTGCTCCTCCACCTGGAACTGAAACGTTGCCTGTTCACGGTGGAGCTCTCGGGGGAtaaag AACCGTCTCCTGAGCAGCGTCGGCGCCTCCTCCGCTCCTTCTACGCCCTGGTCACCGCCACGCACTTCCCACCAG AGCTGGGGCAGCCAGAGGAGAAGGCGGAGGAAGCGGTCCACCGGGCCCAGGTACCGAGAGCCTGCTACCTGGTGTCAGGGGCTGAAAAGCCAGGCACGGGATGGCGGCTGGTGGCCCTGCAGTTGGGGCCacggcggctgctgctgctgctgtctgcTCAGAGTCCCACACACGGGCTGCGGGGCCTGGCCACCCACACTCTGCACGCCCTCACCCCTCTCCTCTGA
- the FUZ gene encoding protein fuzzy homolog isoform X2 — protein MGEEGTDGIVHLLCLAASSGVPLFCRSSRGGAPARQQLPFSVIGSLNGVHMFGQNLEVQLSSARTEDTTVVWKSFHDSITLIVLSSEEGTSELRLERLLQMVFGAMILLVGLEELTNIRNVERLKKELRASYRLIDSFLGDSKLIGDLTQCVDCVVPPEGSLLQEALCGFAEAAGTAFVSLVVSGRVVAATESWWRLGMPEAVLLPWLVGSLPLQAARDYPVYLPHGSPTVPHRLLTLTLLPGLELCLLCGPRPPLSQLDAQLLERWWQPLLDPLRACLPLGPRALPAGFPLHPDILGLLLLHLELKRCLFTVELSGDKEPSPEQRRRLLRSFYALVTATHFPPELGQPEEKAEEAVHRAQVPRACYLVSGAEKPGTGWRLVALQLGPRRLLLLLSAQSPTHGLRGLATHTLHALTPLL, from the exons ATGGGGGAGGAGGGCACCGATGGCATCGTACATCTGCTGTGCCTCGCGGCATCCAGCGGGGTCCCTCTGTTTTGCAGGAGCAGCCGCGGCGGCGCCCCAGCCCGCCAACAG CTCCCATTCTCTGTCATCGGCTCCCTCAATGGAGTCCACATGTTTGGGCAGAATCTGGAGGTGCAGCTGAGCTCTGCGAGGACGGAGGACACAACCGTGGTGTGGAAGAGCTTCCATGACAG CATTACCCTTATTGTTCTGTCATCTGAGGAGGGCACCTCGGAGCTGAGGCTGGAGAGACTACTCCAGATGGTGTTTGGGGCCATG ATACTTCTTGTGGGACTTGAAGAGCTGACCAATATCCGCAACGTGGAGAGGCTGAAGAAGGAGCTGAGG GCCAGTTACCGCCTCATCGACAGCTTCCTGGGGGACTCAAAGCTCATCGGGGACCTGACCCAGTGTGTGGACTGTGTGGTTCCTCCAGAGGGGTCCCTCCTGCAG GAAGCCCTCTGTGGGTTCGCTGAGGCGGCGGGCACGGCCTTCGTCAGCCTGGTCGTGTCGGGCCGGGTGGTGGCAGCGACAGAGAGCTGGTGGCGGCTGGGGATGCCGGAGGCCGTGCTGCTCCCCTGGCTGGTGGGGTCGCTGCCGCTGCAGGCCGCTCGCGACTACCCGGTGTACCTGCCGCACGGAAGTCCCACG GTTCCGCACCGGCTTCTGACCCTGACGCTCCTGCCGGGCTTGGAGCTGTGTCTGCTCTGCGGGCCGCGCCCTCCCCTCAGCCAGCTGGATGCACAG CTTCTGGAGCGCTGGTGGCAGCCACTGCTGGACCCGCTGCGGGCCTGCCTGCCGCTGGGACCCCGAGCGCTGCCCGCGGGCTTCCCCCTGCACCCGGACATCCTCGG GCTGCTGCTCCTCCACCTGGAACTGAAACGTTGCCTGTTCACGGTGGAGCTCTCGGGGGAtaaag AACCGTCTCCTGAGCAGCGTCGGCGCCTCCTCCGCTCCTTCTACGCCCTGGTCACCGCCACGCACTTCCCACCAG AGCTGGGGCAGCCAGAGGAGAAGGCGGAGGAAGCGGTCCACCGGGCCCAGGTACCGAGAGCCTGCTACCTGGTGTCAGGGGCTGAAAAGCCAGGCACGGGATGGCGGCTGGTGGCCCTGCAGTTGGGGCCacggcggctgctgctgctgctgtctgcTCAGAGTCCCACACACGGGCTGCGGGGCCTGGCCACCCACACTCTGCACGCCCTCACCCCTCTCCTCTGA
- the FUZ gene encoding protein fuzzy homolog isoform X3: MGEEGTDGIVHLLCLAASSGVPLFCRSSRGGAPARQQLPFSVIGSLNGVHMFGQNLEVQLSSARTEDTTVVWKSFHDSITLIVLSSEEGTSELRLERLLQMVFGAMASYRLIDSFLGDSKLIGDLTQCVDCVVPPEGSLLQEALCGFAEAAGTAFVSLVVSGRVVAATESWWRLGMPEAVLLPWLVGSLPLQAARDYPVYLPHGSPTVPHRLLTLTLLPGLELCLLCGPRPPLSQLDAQLLERWWQPLLDPLRACLPLGPRALPAGFPLHPDILGLLLLHLELKRCLFTVELSGDKEPSPEQRRRLLRSFYALVTATHFPPELGQPEEKAEEAVHRAQVPRACYLVSGAEKPGTGWRLVALQLGPRRLLLLLSAQSPTHGLRGLATHTLHALTPLL; this comes from the exons ATGGGGGAGGAGGGCACCGATGGCATCGTACATCTGCTGTGCCTCGCGGCATCCAGCGGGGTCCCTCTGTTTTGCAGGAGCAGCCGCGGCGGCGCCCCAGCCCGCCAACAG CTCCCATTCTCTGTCATCGGCTCCCTCAATGGAGTCCACATGTTTGGGCAGAATCTGGAGGTGCAGCTGAGCTCTGCGAGGACGGAGGACACAACCGTGGTGTGGAAGAGCTTCCATGACAG CATTACCCTTATTGTTCTGTCATCTGAGGAGGGCACCTCGGAGCTGAGGCTGGAGAGACTACTCCAGATGGTGTTTGGGGCCATG GCCAGTTACCGCCTCATCGACAGCTTCCTGGGGGACTCAAAGCTCATCGGGGACCTGACCCAGTGTGTGGACTGTGTGGTTCCTCCAGAGGGGTCCCTCCTGCAG GAAGCCCTCTGTGGGTTCGCTGAGGCGGCGGGCACGGCCTTCGTCAGCCTGGTCGTGTCGGGCCGGGTGGTGGCAGCGACAGAGAGCTGGTGGCGGCTGGGGATGCCGGAGGCCGTGCTGCTCCCCTGGCTGGTGGGGTCGCTGCCGCTGCAGGCCGCTCGCGACTACCCGGTGTACCTGCCGCACGGAAGTCCCACG GTTCCGCACCGGCTTCTGACCCTGACGCTCCTGCCGGGCTTGGAGCTGTGTCTGCTCTGCGGGCCGCGCCCTCCCCTCAGCCAGCTGGATGCACAG CTTCTGGAGCGCTGGTGGCAGCCACTGCTGGACCCGCTGCGGGCCTGCCTGCCGCTGGGACCCCGAGCGCTGCCCGCGGGCTTCCCCCTGCACCCGGACATCCTCGG GCTGCTGCTCCTCCACCTGGAACTGAAACGTTGCCTGTTCACGGTGGAGCTCTCGGGGGAtaaag AACCGTCTCCTGAGCAGCGTCGGCGCCTCCTCCGCTCCTTCTACGCCCTGGTCACCGCCACGCACTTCCCACCAG AGCTGGGGCAGCCAGAGGAGAAGGCGGAGGAAGCGGTCCACCGGGCCCAGGTACCGAGAGCCTGCTACCTGGTGTCAGGGGCTGAAAAGCCAGGCACGGGATGGCGGCTGGTGGCCCTGCAGTTGGGGCCacggcggctgctgctgctgctgtctgcTCAGAGTCCCACACACGGGCTGCGGGGCCTGGCCACCCACACTCTGCACGCCCTCACCCCTCTCCTCTGA
- the FUZ gene encoding protein fuzzy homolog isoform X4 — protein sequence MGEEGTDGIVHLLCLAASSGVPLFCRSSRGGAPARQQLPFSVIGSLNGVHMFGQNLEVQLSSARTEDTTVVWKSFHDRSPRVAWGQGQGVEQDPASSSSPVPAVYLAVGSLTSQLPSVIPEFLCMQSRLCSGMDVAGIQDQGQTLLSSLPCFLGLDSFFLLTFLCHSITLIVLSSEEGTSELRLERLLQMVFGAMILLVGLEELTNIRNVERLKKELRASYRLIDSFLGDSKLIGDLTQCVDCVVPPEGSLLQEALCGFAEAAGTAFVSLVVSGRVVAATESWWRLGMPEAVLLPWLVGSLPLQAARDYPVYLPHGSPTGRSSGPAHPARCLRFRTGF from the exons ATGGGGGAGGAGGGCACCGATGGCATCGTACATCTGCTGTGCCTCGCGGCATCCAGCGGGGTCCCTCTGTTTTGCAGGAGCAGCCGCGGCGGCGCCCCAGCCCGCCAACAG CTCCCATTCTCTGTCATCGGCTCCCTCAATGGAGTCCACATGTTTGGGCAGAATCTGGAGGTGCAGCTGAGCTCTGCGAGGACGGAGGACACAACCGTGGTGTGGAAGAGCTTCCATGACAGGTCTCCAAGGGTAGcttgggggcagggccagggtgtTGAACAAGACCCTGCGTCGTCCAGCTCTCCAGTGCCAGCTGTTTACCTGGCTGTGGGATCTTTGACAAGTCAGTTACCCTCTGTGATCCCTGAGTTTCTCTGTATGCAAAGCAGGTTGTGCTCGGGCATGGATGTAGCTGGCATCCAGGATCAAGGGCAGACCCTACTTTCCTCCCtgccttgtttccttggcctggactcatttttccttctcacctTCCTTTGTCACAGCATTACCCTTATTGTTCTGTCATCTGAGGAGGGCACCTCGGAGCTGAGGCTGGAGAGACTACTCCAGATGGTGTTTGGGGCCATG ATACTTCTTGTGGGACTTGAAGAGCTGACCAATATCCGCAACGTGGAGAGGCTGAAGAAGGAGCTGAGG GCCAGTTACCGCCTCATCGACAGCTTCCTGGGGGACTCAAAGCTCATCGGGGACCTGACCCAGTGTGTGGACTGTGTGGTTCCTCCAGAGGGGTCCCTCCTGCAG GAAGCCCTCTGTGGGTTCGCTGAGGCGGCGGGCACGGCCTTCGTCAGCCTGGTCGTGTCGGGCCGGGTGGTGGCAGCGACAGAGAGCTGGTGGCGGCTGGGGATGCCGGAGGCCGTGCTGCTCCCCTGGCTGGTGGGGTCGCTGCCGCTGCAGGCCGCTCGCGACTACCCGGTGTACCTGCCGCACGGAAGTCCCACG GGGCGGAGCTCCGGGCCAGCCCACCCTGCGCGCTGCCTCAGGTTCCGCACCGGCTTCTGA